The following proteins are encoded in a genomic region of bacterium:
- a CDS encoding phosphoglucomutase/phosphomannomutase family protein, which translates to MNQIRGQWHESHGWRTIIGDGFTFDSVRILAQAIADYIKERTKIKRDVVIGYDSRFLSDKFAQIVASVLAGNGLKVWMTNRPTPTPVIAYELLKRESGGGVNITASHNPPEYSGMKCFSTLKGGWKYALINKEIKERFLSLPLKKVKEISYEQGIEAKSICLIDPMEDYLKYLKSLVDIDLFKKANLKVVINPMHGTACGYLERIFKEIGCECIALNTKMDPLFGGSPPDPSEVTLKDTAELVVKNSAHLGLATDGDADRFGVVDEKGIYLDPNKVFALILFYLLKTKGWKGKVAKTITVTHLVDAICKKYHCSLIETSIGFKYIGEAIQEGAIIGGEESGGMAVKGHIPEKDGILGCLLMAEMVAVEKKPLSKILQELYAEFGTFFYKKMSLYVTDKERELFLMKLTNNPPTEFAGIAVKRVVSENKFILEDGSWVTLRASQTEPVIRCYAETNNNHKLEKMLESGSKFIKGT; encoded by the coding sequence GTGATTGGCTACGACAGTAGATTCTTATCAGATAAGTTTGCCCAAATAGTGGCTTCTGTATTAGCGGGAAATGGCCTTAAGGTATGGATGACTAATCGACCAACCCCTACGCCTGTTATTGCCTATGAATTGTTAAAAAGAGAAAGCGGTGGTGGTGTTAATATTACTGCTTCACATAATCCTCCTGAGTATAGTGGAATGAAATGTTTTTCCACCCTAAAAGGGGGATGGAAATACGCACTTATTAATAAAGAGATTAAAGAACGCTTCCTTTCTCTCCCTCTTAAAAAGGTGAAAGAGATTTCTTATGAACAAGGCATCGAGGCTAAATCAATTTGTCTCATTGATCCAATGGAGGACTATCTGAAATATCTGAAGTCCCTGGTTGATATCGATCTGTTTAAAAAAGCTAATTTGAAGGTAGTAATCAACCCTATGCATGGTACAGCATGTGGCTATTTAGAGAGAATCTTTAAGGAGATAGGATGTGAGTGCATAGCCTTGAATACAAAAATGGACCCGCTTTTTGGAGGTAGCCCGCCTGATCCTTCTGAAGTAACATTGAAAGATACGGCTGAGCTTGTAGTCAAAAACTCTGCTCACCTGGGACTGGCTACGGATGGAGATGCGGATAGATTTGGAGTTGTTGATGAAAAAGGAATTTATCTTGACCCCAATAAGGTTTTTGCTCTGATTCTTTTCTATCTTTTAAAAACAAAGGGATGGAAAGGCAAAGTCGCCAAAACTATAACTGTTACGCATCTTGTTGATGCTATCTGTAAGAAATACCACTGCTCTCTTATTGAAACCTCCATTGGATTTAAATATATAGGAGAAGCCATACAGGAAGGGGCAATTATTGGAGGAGAAGAAAGCGGTGGAATGGCGGTTAAAGGTCATATCCCGGAAAAGGATGGAATTTTAGGCTGCCTTTTGATGGCAGAAATGGTGGCGGTAGAAAAAAAACCTTTAAGTAAAATTTTGCAAGAACTTTACGCAGAATTTGGTACATTTTTTTATAAAAAGATGAGTCTTTATGTAACAGACAAAGAAAGAGAGTTGTTTTTAATGAAATTAACAAATAATCCACCAACTGAATTTGCAGGTATTGCTGTAAAAAGAGTTGTCTCAGAAAATAAATTTATCCTTGAAGACGGCAGTTGGGTAACGCTAAGAGCTTCCCAAACAGAGCCTGTGATAAGATGTTATGCTGAAACAAATAATAACCATAAGTTAGAGAAGATGCTTGAGTCGGGCAGTAAATTTATTAAAGGAACTTAA